The Prionailurus bengalensis isolate Pbe53 chromosome B1, Fcat_Pben_1.1_paternal_pri, whole genome shotgun sequence genomic interval CAGAATTTTTAAAGTCAGGTAGTTCTGCTactttgtcagaaaaaaaaaattcctctttatACATGGAGATGGTTCCTACATAAATATTTGGTAATGAAATCTACAACAGAGTAGACAAACTGAAattattcctccctccccccccatctgCAGTATCTGTTAGTTGTaaccaaatacaatcacattttGTGTGATCATGTAGCTTATATAACAATGTGTAGTCAGTATGTCCCAAACTCATCTGTTGCAAACaggtataagaaataaaataacatgtttaaAAGTGACGTTCTCTAGGGGCCAGCAAGAATCCTAcgtaatttacatttttcatacGAGAATACAATTGAGGTGGTCATTCCACTGGTAATAGTCAAATGATTTACTTAAATTAGAATGGTCAAATTCTTTGGTCTATCCACTTCAACTGAGTATTAGGAACTTAAATAACATAATGTTAATAATTGCACATGATTCTGGCCGTTGATTTCAGAAGACGGTGATAGATGTTTTGCTATCCTTATTCCAAATCAAATGGTCTTGTGTAGATTTTACCCATCTAGAGTCTCAGAATCCACTGActgtttttgagaaaaagacaTCTCCCCCCTACCCTGTTACGACATATGTACTGTTTTCAGCCTCACAAAGCCTCCAGCCTATACACAAGctatacacaaatattaatatatttagttAAGGACTTCCTACTTATTAATTTTACAGTGAGGAAGCCACTGataatattttgaatgtttaaaagACTTCTACAAGGAGATGCCATTAGAGGAAATCTGAGACTTTGCCCTTGATCTTGATGAGTTGCTTTCTTATTGTCAGTGTTTGAACGAGCTAGTGTTCCTATGTagtgaagaaaaacatttcaagacTTTAAAGTTACACACCTCATCTTCAGGTGAGATACTCTACCTGACAGACAATTTTTAAAGGGCACAGTTTCTAGTCAGCATTTTTGCTATTGTATAAGTTAAGAAACAGAATTCTATAAAGAGCAAAGGAACATACAGTTAGCAACGTAGTAATTCATCCCCAGCATCAAGATAAAAGTgtcatacacttaaaaaagagttTAGCTGCcatggttaatatttttaaggttcaaTTATATGAAATTTGGAACATGGATTTAAAACTCATCTCTACTATTTAGTGTTGGTTCTGACTAGAACATTTACACATAAGTGACTCGATGGGTAAAGTCCTAGACataacttacacacacacacatatacacatacatttgaCTCCATAACCCCACCACAAACCATGACTTAATGTTTCTCAAATATCCTTGATAAAAACAGTTAACAGAAGAACCTTTTAAAACCATTGATAGAACTTTCCAAGGAGATTCTGATTATCTAGACAGAGATTAGCAAATATACCAGATCGCTTTGTGTCTTATGTATATAGTTGCAAACCACCAACTCCTCCTGTGTGACAGTTTTGTTGCAGAACTTTATAACACTAGAAAACATGTCTCTAATTTCCTGCAAAGCACTCCAGTAACAAACCTCAAGGTGGTCCTAAATAGCTTTTTGGAGTGAATGAGAGCCATAGTTCATGAAACCATAGTTTACCTGTGCGTTTTTTCTTCTCCTAGACTTTCAGGATTATTAGAGCAATCAAATACTGAAATGAATTATTAAAGaatattgttttgaaatatttatacaaGGAAAGCAATCTGGTTCAGATATTTACTTGCCGCAAGAGATTATCAATCTAGAACACAGTCAGCACTATACCTAAGGATCTATAGCTCTTTGATTCTTGGTACATTTTAACTAAACTCATTAAGTGACTTCATAAATTAACAGAGATCAATTCAAAACAATTTGTCAGTGACATGAATAATCTTCAGTGACAAAATAAGAAGCCAATGTCTAATAAAATCCAATAGAATTTTGTATTTCGCTATTGCTTTCAAATACTGTGGTTATTGAGATCTGGACAAGAGCTCCATCATATAGTTCATTCTTTATCTAGTGGAACATGCAAcacttgagagaaagagaccgcATTTAGAATCATGACTATAGTCACCCAGTGCTACCAGTGCCAAGTGAAAACTTTGCTGTGGTTTGTTGCCGATGGGTTGTTATTCCCTGATTTATTTTCAGCCTGTCGCCGTGTAATGAATCAGTCATCCCACTTCTCTCTTGTTGTTCCATTTGCTTGTTTATGACTACGACACATCATTTGTTTTCCCACAAGAAATCTTcaaaaagtggaggaaaaaagcaaatgcTTTACGACGCTCATTGGCCATAAAAGTTCGCACACTGTTTCTCCACGTGAATACATtgagcatttttatttaaaatcattgcCCGCCCACGCCTCTGTCCCTGAACCGTATTCTCCAGTGAACATATAACTCTTAGGTTCTGTATTTCTCTTCATAAGCAGAATTAGAGACCGATTCAAAAGGCTGATCCCACGGAGCTCATAAACTAGAGACAACCTCCTAAGAGTGCAAGTTTTCTCGACTACCCTGTGCTTCTAGGCATCTGTCAAGAGGGAGGCAGCCACGAAAATGAGTAAGACCTTGAGAAGTGTGTACACCTTGTCAGCAATGCTTTGTGTTTTAAACACAGTCCACTTTTACTAGGTTCTTGTTGGTCACTAGCGGAGAGGGTTTGCATTTAACCCTATCTGCAGCATCATGAGAACGACACACAGAGAACATTCTGGCTGTACACAGGGAGACTATAATTCTTCTGTATTCCTTCCTGAAATTTTGGTTCAGGAGCCCATATATAATGGCATTGAGGCAGCTGTTGAAATATGCCATATAGTAACTCGCCACAAACAGCCACTCTGGGATCCTGGGTACCATGCTGGCGGGGTCTGAAGCCACGGCAAGACCAATAAAGTTGAGAGGAGCCCAGCAAATGGCAAAAAGTACAAAAACCACAAACATGGTGACAAAGTTCCTGAAGTCCTGTGGTTTCATTTTGGGTTTACTGTCAGGTTTCACCCTCCGCCTGACCCGAAGAACCAGGACCCATATTCTCAGGTAGCAGAAGATGACTACGGTCATAGGAACGAGGAAATGAAAGACCACTACCGCGATTGTGTATGCTGAGCTGACAGACTGCGTAAACGTGCAGGAGTAGATCCTCGGGTCGTACTGCAGGGTGCCGGTACGCAGGTTGGGCACGATGGCCACGAGGGTCAGCATCCATATCAGGAACACGCAGCAGAGGGAATTCCTGTTACTGTACAACTTGTCGTACTTGAGGCTGTGGCAGATGTAGCAATAGCGGTTGATGGCAATTCCAGTGATATTGAATATTGAGCCAATGACACTCAAGCCCATCAGGAAGCCGCTAATTTGGCAGTGCAGATGGCCCAGATTCCACCCGTTGTTAAATATAGATATCAGCACCAAGGGGTATGGATACACGGCTACCACCAGGTCCGCAACCGCCAGGCTCACCACGAATAGATTTCCTAAAAGAGAAAGGTTTAGAAAATACAGGTTGTTACCGATCTTGTGCAGATTGCAGGGGTTTTCTTTCACAGTTCTTTTTGCTCAAAGGGCTCTTCTTACAACTCAGCTAACCGGGCATCGCAGCTGCTGCCGCATGATAAATGAAATGGAGGCCATCTTCACCCGGAAGTAAGCCCACCATGGCCCTGGTCAAGTCAGTTCTGCTGTTCACAAATTCCCACGTCCCTAAAACGAGGCATATTCCATGTCAGAAACTGATGTTCTTCAAACCATTTGGTTtctcttataattaaaaaaaaaaaatctcgagTTCAGTATACTCGTGTTACATATGTTGTTCTGGAATATTCTACATGGCCTGAGAAACCTCATGTCCCACATTTTCCCAAGTGACGTGTGACTTCTCTAAGTTCTGAGCTTTCTGTCCCTCTAACTCTCCAGCCACCCTCAAAGGCTGCCTCTAACTCCTGTTCTTGGGGAGCAATAAATCCTTGGCCATAGTGTAACAGTGAAGAGGAAAAGGGTTCTTTCGTCAACTGTCTGGGTTAGAATATTGACTTCACCCCTTGCTAGCTGTCTCCCTGAGGCAACTATCATCATCTCACCAGATGTCGACTTCCTCTTCTCTAAGATGGGGGTAACGATAGTACCTTCTTCATAAGGGGATGATGAGCGCGAATTGAGACAGTCTATGTCAAGTACCAAGCAGAATCTGTCACGTGATAAGCGCTCCACAAATGTTGGTATTCTACAGCACTCACCTCAATCCAAAGGAGAAGGTAGAAATACTTGTAGATTTCATAAAGAACTTAAGGTCTACAAATTAAACcctaaatattttctatgttaatAACGCAACACATTTTCAAGGCCAAAAACAAGGAACTCTCGTCAAATTTTAGAAGATACTCCGCAAGGATGTTCTTTACTTTGGTGGctcattttgtctttgtttcttactCTTCTTTCTGCCTTGAATGGCTCCTCTCTCCCGTTTTTAAAATGGTACTCATTTTGCCAAACCCATTTTCGATAGAAATGCCCAAAGCCTTTACTTACCTGCCCAACTATGTGGAAAACCTTCCTCTTTTGAAGGCTTCTAAATCACACTTTTATACCACATTTAATTTGGATTAACTCATGATACATTTCATTCAAGAAAACCTTACCGAATGCATTTACTAGGTGGTGGAGAAACAGAAATGTACAGACAGTGATCCTATGATCCTTAAGCttagaaaaataagatagaaagaaGTACAATATGTACAAAGGAATGGAGTGAGCATGAAAGAGTGGGgaggaacattccaggcagagtgaCCTTACGTTTTGCATTTCATTATACTTGTGCACTTAACTTTGCTATATTTCCATACTGTAGTAGCCTAAAAGTGTGTCCACCTCGTAAATGCATCTAGAATAgtacccgcttgggattctgttcaAATGCTTGATGGCAGATATTAAATTGTCATCTCCCAATACCTGAAATAAAATACCCTTTGTAGGGGAAGTTCCTGTCTGGTTAGTTTTATTTCACAGTCCTCCAAAAATTGCAAAGAAGTGAAGTAAGATAGttgtggctaaaattaaaaaaaaaaaaaaaaagtcatggatTTGCCATTTGAGTAGGAATTTCAGATAAATTGTTGTAAATACAACTTCTTCAAAAGCTGGCTACACGAGGCCAAATTAAAGCAATCAGAACAAATTTATGTCTCCCCGCAGAACAATTCCAATCGccagtgaaatatttaaattccaaCGTGGGCatgttttaatgaatttttaactCAAAGTGggtaatactttaaaaatatgtacaatatgtGAAATTCAGCTACAACTTGTCATCGAAGCAGTACATTTTTACCTAAAACGTCATAATGACAAATGGAcataaatagatttatttttcaagagcCTAAAACTGAGATCATAAACCGTGTCACAGGTTTGTTTCATAGCATTCATCCTCTGCCCCATATAGTTTGCAGCAATTAGGCTTCTTTGTTTAAGTCGTTACATTAATTAAatcatttgtttagttttctttgaaCTAATCCCATTTTACCAGagttgggagaaaaaaacaattaagcCATAGGCTCTTTGTAGATGTGGCTAGTAGTGTCTCAGCTGGAAGCTTTATCACATCTGCAATGTGTGCGcagagggtgtgtgtgttggggaggagaATGATAAGGTAAGAGTAATTAACTTAATCATGATCATCCACATTATAAGATCACCTATTTCATCTCAGCCCTGTATGCGTCCAGATAGACCGCCATCTCTCCATTTTTGCAGACACCCAACCCTCTGTACAACCAGCACAACAACGCATTCTGAAATTTCAAGTAAGTCCCGTGAACGGCTCACAATTCCTCTCCTGTTGGATTTACGTCCAGCCCTTGCCCCAGAGGAACTTGTAGACTCAGAGGATGTTAAGATGGGGAGGAACACTAGTGATCATGCAGGATAATCCCTActttttagaggtgaggaaagcTGAGAAACGGGGAGTTCAATCGGAAGAAGTCATACCATGAATGCAAGATTGCCACGGCGCTGTTTATTTGTTAATGTCGCTCGGTGCATTTCCCTAAGAGAGTTCCTGTGGCTAGAAGTAGGTGAGGGTTGGGCAATGGGCCCTCTGGCCAGGCAGGCCCTGGCTTAGAGCCTCTTTAGGCATAATTCTAAAAAAGCATCTTAGAACCAGAATGAGGGGAAGGCAGTTACAGGTCTCTGTACCGGGAACAAGAAGATACCGCAAACAGCCTCACGATGATTAAAGACACAGGCAAACTATGAAGTGCTGAGCAAACAATCATTCTGGTGAGTAAAACCTTAAATTGTAAGTGAAATGTGGCACGGATGTGACTAAGATCAGATAGCAGACAGCTGAAGAGTTGCCTTGTCTGAACTGCCTCCTTCAGCACGAGTCCGGGGACTTCCCTCTGGGAATGGCCAGAGCAAGGTCATGGCCTTTCTATTTATAAGTACTTGCCTTCTTACCATCTTCCCACAGCTCAAGCTGTTGAGTCCATGAGGGCGGCGCCCATCTTACGCATCTCTCTCCCCCTACGACAGGGCCTGGCGCAGAGTTGTGTCTTGACACAAAATGCAGAGGTGGGTCTATCTTATATGGACTCAGCTGAAAGGGCATTTGCATGCAGAGCTTCAGGGTTTTCTGTTCCCCGGCAGAGACCATTGCATGAGGGGTAAAAGGTGGAAGCGAAGCAGCAGTCGAGTCCTCTGTGCGCTTCCAGGCGGGCGTACGGCCCCCGGCACTGTGGGGGCTCTGGCCCTCTCACTCCTGTCCCCGGCCTGCAGTGAGGGCCGCCGATGCAGGGGGCCCACAGCGTCGCCTGCTCCTTCTCGGAGCTCCAGCCTGGCTTGGAGAAAGGGAGACTGACAAGAGTTCAGTCTGT includes:
- the MTNR1A gene encoding melatonin receptor type 1A, whose product is MAGSWGAPGGTLKGNGSALLNASQRAPGGGEGARPRPSWLACTLAFTLIFTIVVDVLGNLLVILSVYRNKKLRNAGNLFVVSLAVADLVVAVYPYPLVLISIFNNGWNLGHLHCQISGFLMGLSVIGSIFNITGIAINRYCYICHSLKYDKLYSNRNSLCCVFLIWMLTLVAIVPNLRTGTLQYDPRIYSCTFTQSVSSAYTIAVVVFHFLVPMTVVIFCYLRIWVLVLRVRRRVKPDSKPKMKPQDFRNFVTMFVVFVLFAICWAPLNFIGLAVASDPASMVPRIPEWLFVASYYMAYFNSCLNAIIYGLLNQNFRKEYRRIIVSLCTARMFSVCRSHDAADRVKCKPSPLVTNKNLVKVDCV